A genomic segment from Ruegeria sp. TM1040 encodes:
- a CDS encoding YbcC family protein — MFAKLETYPAALLELVATANDAAKAIPPLFPLSSSVAVNPFLGQTEEPLAVTAARLARVGGTKIMPERAHWAAKLEAGDITETDLTEALAALKGRFNCPSLDDVKAALTVPSPTPQALPTVAELAADVSGLDWPALIEDRISAWAAGHFDEGQALWQQAKTGGTFSAWRDFAARDLTPEIQGLSGFCAFVAATNRSHWRAIGRASERLNLGTEAASTAFHRWLMTLGGWAQYGRYLLWQDELNGAQNSTVTELLAIRMVFDEALFALYEDQISARWAEVVAAHQTPVTPTPDLVIDAIWQDAAERAEQRRLAETLQSGAVQPVEGRAEVQAAFCIDVRSEVFRRALEAQDRQIETLGFAGFFGLASAHKAAGSDVVETRGPVLLQAGVSSQAKEAEELDLDRRYSARAKRAWGRFKLAAVSSFAFVEASGPLYAGELIRDSLLLGGKTKAEPAPALDPSISLATRIQMAKTVLTAMSLTSDFAKLVVLAGHGADVTNSPHESALQCGACGGHAGDVNARLLAALLNDRDVQKGLRDQGIEIPSDTVFLPALHHTTTDEVTLYEQDLSSYALQISEATRGKLKGWLTEAGRLARAERAQRLPRASSEASVHMRARDWAETRPEWGLAGCRAFVAAPRARTSGADLGGQAFLHNYVWQRDEGFGVLELILTAPVVVASWISLQYYGSTVAPAQFGGGNKLLHNVVGGIGVLEGNTGAPRAGLPWQSVHDGDKVQHDPLRLSVVIEAPREAMSEILSRHPGVRALFDNGWLHLIAMDDEGKLAWRYRGDLKWSRFDAPQSTPSALAAE; from the coding sequence GTTTGCGAAACTAGAAACATATCCCGCCGCGTTGCTCGAACTGGTTGCAACCGCGAATGACGCAGCCAAGGCCATCCCGCCCCTGTTCCCGCTGTCCTCGAGCGTGGCGGTCAACCCCTTCCTTGGCCAAACCGAGGAGCCGCTCGCGGTGACAGCGGCACGGCTGGCGCGGGTCGGAGGCACCAAGATCATGCCGGAGCGGGCGCATTGGGCGGCCAAGCTTGAGGCAGGCGACATCACTGAGACCGACCTGACCGAGGCCCTCGCAGCACTGAAGGGGCGGTTCAACTGCCCCAGCCTTGACGACGTCAAAGCCGCCTTGACGGTTCCATCGCCCACTCCACAAGCCTTGCCGACCGTCGCAGAGCTTGCGGCGGATGTGTCGGGACTGGATTGGCCTGCCCTGATCGAGGATCGGATCAGCGCATGGGCCGCAGGGCATTTTGACGAGGGGCAGGCGCTCTGGCAGCAGGCCAAGACCGGCGGCACTTTCAGCGCATGGCGCGATTTTGCAGCGCGCGATCTCACGCCGGAAATTCAAGGTCTGAGCGGCTTCTGCGCCTTTGTGGCGGCTACCAACCGCTCGCATTGGCGGGCGATCGGACGGGCGTCTGAGCGGCTGAACCTCGGCACCGAAGCCGCGTCGACCGCCTTTCACCGCTGGCTGATGACGCTGGGTGGCTGGGCTCAATATGGTCGCTACCTTCTGTGGCAGGACGAGCTGAACGGCGCGCAGAACAGCACCGTAACCGAGCTTCTGGCCATTCGGATGGTCTTTGATGAGGCGCTCTTTGCGCTTTATGAAGACCAGATTTCCGCACGTTGGGCAGAAGTGGTCGCGGCGCATCAAACGCCGGTGACGCCGACGCCGGATCTGGTCATTGATGCGATCTGGCAGGACGCGGCAGAGCGGGCCGAACAGAGACGGCTTGCCGAGACACTGCAGTCGGGGGCAGTGCAACCGGTAGAGGGACGCGCCGAGGTACAGGCGGCCTTTTGTATCGACGTGCGCTCCGAGGTGTTCCGTCGGGCGCTCGAGGCTCAGGATCGGCAGATCGAAACCCTCGGGTTTGCCGGATTCTTTGGTCTCGCGAGCGCGCACAAGGCGGCGGGCTCTGATGTGGTCGAGACGCGCGGCCCTGTGTTGCTGCAGGCGGGCGTTTCCTCACAGGCGAAGGAGGCCGAAGAGCTTGATCTTGACCGGCGCTACAGTGCGCGGGCCAAGCGGGCCTGGGGCCGGTTCAAGTTGGCCGCGGTGTCCTCCTTTGCCTTTGTCGAAGCAAGCGGGCCGCTCTATGCAGGTGAACTGATCCGGGACTCGTTGCTCTTGGGCGGAAAAACCAAGGCGGAGCCTGCGCCTGCGCTTGACCCATCGATCAGCCTTGCGACCCGCATTCAGATGGCAAAAACGGTGCTGACAGCGATGTCGCTCACCAGCGATTTTGCAAAGCTTGTGGTTCTCGCGGGCCATGGTGCCGATGTGACCAACAGCCCGCATGAAAGCGCGCTTCAATGTGGGGCCTGCGGTGGACATGCCGGGGACGTGAACGCGCGTCTTCTGGCGGCGCTCCTGAACGACCGGGACGTGCAGAAAGGCCTGCGTGATCAGGGGATCGAAATCCCCTCTGACACGGTGTTCCTACCTGCGCTGCATCACACCACAACCGATGAGGTCACGCTCTACGAGCAGGATCTGTCCTCCTATGCGCTGCAGATCTCCGAGGCGACACGGGGAAAGCTTAAGGGGTGGCTGACCGAGGCCGGACGTCTGGCACGGGCTGAGCGCGCCCAGCGGTTGCCCCGGGCCTCGAGCGAAGCATCGGTCCACATGCGGGCCCGCGATTGGGCCGAGACCCGGCCGGAATGGGGCCTTGCGGGCTGTCGCGCCTTTGTGGCGGCCCCCCGTGCACGCACCAGCGGCGCCGATCTTGGCGGGCAGGCGTTCCTGCACAACTACGTCTGGCAGCGCGATGAGGGCTTCGGCGTGCTGGAACTGATCCTTACGGCTCCGGTGGTGGTCGCAAGCTGGATCAGCCTGCAATACTATGGCTCTACCGTAGCGCCTGCGCAGTTTGGTGGCGGCAACAAGCTGTTGCACAACGTCGTCGGAGGCATCGGCGTGCTTGAGGGCAACACCGGTGCACCCCGCGCGGGCCTGCCGTGGCAGTCGGTGCATGACGGTGACAAGGTGCAGCATGATCCGCTGCGGCTCTCGGTCGTGATCGAGGCGCCACGCGAAGCGATGTCAGAGATCCTCTCGCGGCACCCCGGCGTGCGGGCACTCTTTGACAATGGCTGGCTACATCTCATTGCGATGGATGACGAGGGCAAGCTGGCCTGGCGCTATCGCGGAGATCTGAAATGGTCGCGCTTTGATGCCCCACAGTCCACGCCGAGCGCCTTGGCGGCCGAGTAA